A window of Mucilaginibacter paludis DSM 18603 contains these coding sequences:
- a CDS encoding Crp/Fnr family transcriptional regulator, whose translation MKELSDFIKSRVTINGADLDFIVTCFKLKQVKKGQLNLKRGQIAYQYFYIKSGALRFFFGEFDEQLTAWVVFQDEFFTEISSLNPQKPTRFNIEAIEDTELLYIDKPDMEKLYREFPVWQEFGRVTWEAMAVRMIDQIISFQTLSAEERYLEFMAKSELIKRVPVKQIASYLGITPNALSRIRKNIK comes from the coding sequence ATGAAAGAACTGTCAGATTTTATAAAATCCAGGGTTACCATTAATGGTGCTGACCTGGATTTTATTGTAACCTGTTTCAAATTAAAACAGGTTAAGAAAGGCCAGCTTAATTTAAAGCGGGGGCAAATTGCTTATCAATATTTTTATATCAAGTCGGGTGCCCTCCGTTTCTTTTTTGGCGAATTTGACGAGCAGTTAACTGCCTGGGTGGTTTTCCAGGATGAATTTTTTACCGAGATTTCAAGCCTCAATCCGCAAAAGCCGACCAGGTTCAATATTGAGGCTATAGAAGATACAGAATTGCTTTACATAGATAAACCGGATATGGAAAAACTTTACAGGGAATTTCCTGTCTGGCAGGAGTTTGGCCGGGTAACCTGGGAAGCGATGGCAGTGCGCATGATAGATCAGATCATCAGTTTTCAAACCTTATCTGCCGAAGAGCGCTATCTGGAATTTATGGCAAAATCGGAACTGATCAAAAGGGTTCCTGTTAAACAAATCGCCTCTTACCTGGGCATCACACCCAATGCGTTGAGCAGGATCAGAAAAAATATCAAGTAA
- a CDS encoding alpha/beta fold hydrolase translates to MENEKTNTADPYSDTELIKQWPGFENRYTTVNGVELHYVEGGSGLPLICLPGWPQTWYSFKNVAPKLAEKYRVIVVDIRGMGTSAKPETGYDKKTMAVDIYHLISYLKLPKVHLLGHDIGGMVAMSVAFNYPDVVQKLIVMDGAHPSEGMMRMPLIPPLGTFTNKMHGDAPYAWWMSFNQVKGLPEKLLEGRFNYLLDWLFDFVMIDEKKISAFEKEVYAAAYNTADSIRASNGWYQTFTQDIEDGKTYQQLNMPVLGIASNVSYTYMKMGLPYVAKDCEVVGLLDSGHYMNEEAPEKVIDTVTDFLQ, encoded by the coding sequence ATGGAAAACGAAAAAACAAATACTGCCGATCCATACTCGGATACGGAACTCATTAAACAATGGCCGGGATTTGAAAACAGATACACAACCGTTAACGGTGTGGAATTACATTATGTGGAAGGCGGTTCAGGACTACCTTTAATTTGTCTTCCGGGATGGCCGCAAACATGGTATTCTTTTAAAAATGTAGCGCCTAAATTAGCAGAAAAATACCGTGTGATCGTTGTAGACATCCGCGGTATGGGTACATCAGCCAAACCGGAAACAGGCTACGATAAAAAAACAATGGCTGTGGATATATACCATTTGATCAGCTATTTGAAACTTCCAAAAGTACACCTGCTTGGCCATGACATAGGAGGTATGGTGGCTATGAGCGTAGCTTTCAACTATCCCGATGTGGTGCAGAAACTTATTGTGATGGATGGCGCGCACCCGAGCGAGGGAATGATGCGAATGCCCCTGATACCGCCCTTGGGAACTTTTACTAATAAAATGCACGGCGATGCACCTTATGCCTGGTGGATGAGCTTTAATCAGGTTAAAGGATTGCCAGAAAAATTATTGGAAGGCCGCTTCAATTACTTACTGGACTGGTTGTTTGATTTTGTGATGATTGACGAAAAAAAGATCTCGGCTTTTGAGAAAGAGGTTTATGCAGCCGCTTATAATACAGCCGATAGCATTCGCGCTTCCAATGGCTGGTATCAAACTTTCACACAAGATATTGAAGATGGGAAAACTTATCAGCAACTCAACATGCCGGTTTTAGGGATTGCAAGCAATGTAAGTTATACTTACATGAAAATGGGCTTGCCTTATGTTGCCAAAGATTGTGAAGTGGTAGGACTGCTGGATAGCGGGCACTATATGAATGAAGAAGCGCCTGAAAAGGTGATTGACACCGTTACTGATTTTCTTCAATGA
- a CDS encoding NmrA family NAD(P)-binding protein encodes MKNLILVAGATGNLGHKICRELTKLNVPIRAIVREGSDPEKIQALEQLGVDIFKVDMSNEQELIGACHDVSCIVSAVAGLHAVIVDVQTKLLNAAVTAGVPRFIPSDFSTDFTTMPDGANRNFDLRKEFEAILDSAPIKATSIFNGAFADILRYNIPLFNTKEKTIAYYDDKADWKIDFTTMNDTAAFTARAALDDNTPRYLRIASFQVSPNDLVSLSEKHKGSKFQLVHMGSMENFSAYNKAQRAADPEGENKLYPKWQQAQYLYSMFLVHHSALNNDRYEGINWSPVEHNI; translated from the coding sequence ATGAAGAATTTAATATTGGTAGCAGGAGCTACAGGTAATCTCGGTCATAAAATATGCCGGGAATTAACCAAACTAAACGTTCCCATCCGGGCGATTGTTCGTGAAGGAAGCGACCCTGAAAAAATACAGGCACTTGAACAATTAGGTGTAGATATTTTTAAGGTTGATATGTCTAATGAGCAGGAATTGATTGGTGCTTGCCATGATGTTTCCTGCATAGTATCTGCAGTAGCAGGCCTGCATGCGGTGATTGTAGATGTGCAAACTAAGCTTTTGAATGCCGCAGTTACTGCGGGAGTTCCCCGATTTATACCTTCCGATTTTTCAACTGATTTTACGACAATGCCTGATGGAGCTAACAGGAATTTTGATTTGCGGAAAGAATTTGAAGCAATACTGGATAGCGCGCCGATTAAGGCAACATCCATATTTAACGGCGCTTTCGCTGACATCCTGCGTTACAACATCCCCCTCTTTAACACAAAGGAAAAAACCATCGCTTATTACGACGATAAAGCCGACTGGAAAATCGATTTTACAACAATGAATGATACTGCAGCCTTCACCGCAAGGGCGGCACTGGATGATAACACCCCAAGGTATTTAAGGATAGCCAGCTTTCAGGTTAGTCCCAATGACCTGGTTAGTTTAAGCGAAAAACATAAAGGGTCAAAGTTTCAATTGGTTCACATGGGGTCTATGGAAAATTTTTCTGCTTATAACAAGGCACAGCGGGCGGCCGATCCTGAAGGTGAAAATAAGTTATACCCTAAATGGCAGCAAGCGCAATATCTGTACAGCATGTTTTTGGTGCATCACTCCGCATTAAATAATGACAGATACGAAGGTATAAACTGGTCACCGGTCGAGCATAATATATAA
- a CDS encoding MBL fold metallo-hydrolase, whose product MKNFIKIALLVSIIGPFFINNKLYAQSFYRMKLGDFEVVALLDGAVPQNLDQLLKGTKPGAISKMMAKHSQTAIMNCSVNAYLINTGDKLVLIDAGTGDAYGPSLGHLTEGLRKAGYQPGQINAVLLTHTHMDHIGGLMTGDKLTFPNAQIYLSKAEGDYYLNPTNREKAPEAMKRFFDGAAQKLNPIIKAGKLTTFEFGKELFPGITPIASFGHSAGHTFYAVKSKGEKMLFWGDIILSDIIQFANPTVTSVYDYNELNGTSTREKALKEAAKEHYWIAVAHIDFPGIGHLVKADTGYRFVAVN is encoded by the coding sequence ATGAAAAATTTTATAAAAATCGCTCTGCTGGTATCAATCATCGGCCCATTCTTCATAAACAATAAGCTGTATGCACAAAGTTTTTACCGTATGAAACTTGGCGACTTTGAAGTTGTCGCTTTATTAGATGGCGCTGTGCCGCAAAATCTTGATCAATTGCTGAAGGGAACAAAGCCCGGTGCAATCAGCAAAATGATGGCAAAGCATTCGCAAACTGCTATCATGAATTGCAGTGTCAATGCTTACCTGATTAACACAGGCGATAAACTCGTTCTGATAGATGCCGGAACAGGTGATGCTTACGGTCCGTCGTTGGGACACCTAACTGAAGGTTTGCGGAAGGCGGGTTACCAGCCCGGGCAAATCAACGCTGTTTTACTTACCCATACGCACATGGATCACATCGGCGGACTAATGACAGGTGATAAACTTACTTTTCCTAATGCGCAGATTTATCTGAGCAAGGCTGAAGGTGATTATTATTTGAATCCGACGAACCGGGAAAAGGCCCCGGAGGCAATGAAGCGGTTTTTTGATGGTGCCGCGCAAAAGTTAAATCCAATAATTAAAGCGGGAAAACTGACCACTTTTGAATTTGGAAAGGAATTATTTCCGGGGATAACACCAATAGCCAGTTTTGGACACAGCGCAGGTCACACTTTTTATGCTGTCAAAAGTAAAGGGGAAAAAATGCTTTTCTGGGGCGATATCATTTTGTCGGATATCATTCAGTTCGCAAACCCTACGGTAACCAGTGTTTACGATTATAATGAATTAAACGGTACTTCTACTCGTGAAAAAGCTTTGAAAGAGGCGGCCAAAGAGCATTACTGGATAGCTGTTGCACACATTGATTTTCCCGGAATCGGCCATCTTGTTAAGGCTGATACTGGTTACCGGTTTGTTGCCGTTAATTAA
- a CDS encoding AraC family transcriptional regulator has translation MTRENLYESYAINFATLDVCPKPEHKHTFFELVYIRSGNGRQCINNSHFNYKPGHLFLLSPDDCHSFDIESTTDFFFLQFNDIYLKTGGLGTDNIRRLEYILQNANHRPGCILRNIVDKSLVNPMIEAIFREYSNRDVYNQELIHQLVNTLIIVVARNIAKSLPDQVTVNTDEKTVDILQYIQQHIYYPEKLKTENIGHIFGVSNAYLGRYFKKHTHETMQGYITKYKIKLIEHRLKFSDKRINEIAEEFGFTDISHLNKFFKKQKGKNLSAYRESVRLK, from the coding sequence ATGACACGGGAAAATCTCTACGAATCTTACGCGATTAATTTTGCTACGCTTGACGTTTGCCCTAAGCCTGAGCATAAGCATACTTTTTTTGAATTGGTGTATATCAGATCGGGTAATGGCAGGCAATGCATCAATAACAGCCACTTCAACTATAAACCGGGGCATTTATTTCTGCTCTCACCGGATGACTGCCATTCTTTTGATATCGAATCAACAACGGATTTTTTCTTCCTCCAGTTCAATGATATTTATCTGAAGACAGGTGGGTTGGGAACAGACAACATCAGGCGACTGGAATATATACTGCAAAATGCTAATCACCGGCCAGGCTGCATCCTTCGGAATATTGTGGATAAATCCCTGGTGAACCCGATGATAGAAGCCATTTTCAGAGAGTATAGTAACCGCGATGTGTACAACCAGGAGCTGATCCATCAGTTAGTGAATACGCTGATCATCGTGGTGGCACGTAATATTGCCAAATCACTTCCTGATCAGGTAACGGTAAATACTGATGAAAAGACCGTTGATATTCTTCAATACATACAACAGCATATTTATTACCCGGAAAAGCTAAAGACAGAGAATATCGGTCATATTTTCGGGGTTTCCAATGCTTACCTTGGTCGGTATTTTAAAAAGCACACCCATGAAACGATGCAGGGTTACATTACGAAGTATAAAATCAAGCTTATTGAACACCGACTAAAGTTTAGCGACAAACGGATCAACGAAATCGCCGAGGAATTTGGTTTCACGGATATCAGTCATTTAAACAAGTTTTTTAAAAAACAGAAAGGAAAGAATTTAAGTGCGTACCGGGAATCGGTGCGACTCAAGTAA
- a CDS encoding NADP-dependent oxidoreductase, protein MKAIILSEPGSINNLTIREIPLPEINPGEVLIKVKAIGINPVDAKTRSGGGVYKMLSKETSLILGWDISGEIAASRSDVFKVGDQVFGMVNFPGAGKAYAEYVAAPDTHLALKPENISYEEAAAATLAPLTALQVLRNEAAIKPGDRVLIHAASGGVGHYAIQIAKHLGAYVIGTSSAANRDFIFSLGADEHIDYNSQTLQEASDNVDFVLDSLGVDAIIRSLEVIKKGGKLISIVTQMTEDIHKKADQKNISTAFYLVQSNGNDMNTLAGWLKTGVLKSHVSNVLPFEHMAKAHKQIESGRTVDKIVVTI, encoded by the coding sequence ATGAAAGCAATAATTTTATCTGAACCGGGTTCGATCAATAATTTAACTATACGGGAGATTCCGTTACCGGAAATTAATCCCGGAGAAGTGCTGATCAAAGTAAAAGCAATTGGTATCAATCCGGTGGATGCCAAAACCCGCAGCGGCGGCGGTGTGTATAAAATGCTGAGTAAAGAAACATCACTGATACTTGGTTGGGATATTTCCGGGGAGATTGCAGCTTCCAGATCAGACGTTTTTAAAGTTGGCGATCAGGTGTTTGGTATGGTTAATTTCCCTGGTGCAGGAAAGGCTTATGCGGAATATGTAGCGGCTCCTGATACGCACCTCGCATTAAAACCAGAAAATATCTCCTATGAGGAAGCAGCCGCAGCTACACTTGCCCCCCTAACCGCTTTACAAGTACTCAGAAACGAAGCGGCTATTAAACCTGGCGACCGGGTGCTGATCCACGCTGCCTCCGGTGGCGTAGGGCACTATGCCATACAAATCGCAAAGCACCTGGGCGCTTATGTTATCGGCACTTCTTCGGCTGCCAACAGGGATTTTATATTCTCGTTAGGTGCGGATGAACATATCGACTACAACTCGCAAACTTTACAGGAAGCATCTGACAATGTTGATTTCGTGCTGGATAGTTTAGGAGTAGACGCTATTATAAGATCCCTTGAGGTGATAAAAAAAGGTGGAAAGCTTATCTCGATCGTTACACAAATGACTGAAGATATCCATAAAAAGGCAGATCAAAAGAACATTAGTACCGCTTTCTATCTGGTGCAGTCTAACGGAAATGATATGAATACGCTGGCGGGCTGGCTTAAAACCGGTGTATTAAAATCCCATGTTTCTAATGTCCTTCCGTTCGAACATATGGCAAAAGCCCACAAGCAAATAGAAAGCGGCAGAACCGTTGATAAAATCGTAGTCACTATTTAA